TAGAGGAAGTAGCGCAACGTCATCGCGAAAAGGCAGACCTCGAACAGCACCGCCGCCCACCAGGCCATCCGCCGCCCGCGCCACAGTCCCACCGCGACGACGGCCAGGATCAGCACCGGGACGAAGAGGACCACCACCCCGACACTGTTGTTGATCAGGTACTCGGCGCGGAACTGGTGGCACAGAACCGGGGTGGACTGCGGCCCGCTGCACGCGCCGCTGACGTCGTCCGCGGTGATGGTGTCGCCGACGAAGAGATCCTTGTAGATCGCCAGCGGCCCGCTCTGCGAGTCGGTGAACCAGGTGATGGCCGGGCCCAGCGCCGAGGTGGCGGCGAAGATCGCGACCAGGACCCTGGTCTCGGCATGGGACGAGGGCCTGATCCTGACGTCCCTCAGCGACCTGCGGCCGCCGATGACCACCGCCCCGCCGACCAGGCCGACGAAGGCCGCCCCGGCCCGCATGATGTCGAGCACCTCGCCCGCGTAGAAGAGGAAAAGCACCGTGCCGATGAGCAGCAGCAGCCTGGTCCGCCGCCGCCACAGCGCGGTCAGCGAGGCGCTCATCGCCAGGCCGACGCCGGTCAGCCCCACGCTCGGACCGACGGAGAGGCCGTCGACCGCGGTCCGCGTCACCGTGGTGACCGCCTCCTGCAACCAGAGGTCTCCGGCGGTCGCGCCGATCTCCATCGCCGCGATCCCCAGCAGCGCTCCGAGTACCTGACTGCCGAGGAAGAACACGGCGGTCCGCAGCGCGCCGATGCGCCGCTCCGCGGGCAGCATGGTCACCATCGCCAGCAGGGTGCTGACGACGTAGGGGGTCCATCCCGAGGCCCAGAACCCGTAGCTGAACAGGGTCCACCAGCGCCCCGCGGTCACCGAGGCGGTGCCCGCCCCCACGTCGACCAGCAACCGGTTGCTCGGACCGTGCGTGACGCTCCCCGTGGTCAGCCCGACCACCCAGAACACCACCAGAAAGGTCACCGTCAGCGGCGCCTTGGCCAGCAGCCGCGGCACGGTCGCCAGTCCCGCCAGCCAGGCCCGCACCCGGTCCAGCGACCGGCGGCTCCAGCCGGGTTCGCGCGGAGCGGCGGGTTCGGCGGTGGTCGAGGGCGGGGCGGCGGGCGACGTCATGAGGTGAGTCCGTCCTGCTTGGCGATCCACGGAAGCTCCTGCTGCAGGCCGACCTTCCACACTCCCCAGCTGTGCCCGCCGGGGATGGTGACGAAGGTGACGTTCATGCCGGCGGCCTGGCAGGCGGCGAAGACCTGACGCTGCTCCGGGCCGTAGGTGCCGTCGCTGTCCCCGACCAGGATCACCCCCGCGGTGTCGGGGAACTTCTTGCGCGCCATCACACTGAGCGGGTTCACCGCCTCGAAGGCGGCCGTGCTGCCGCCGAAGACGTCGTTCACGGTCTTGCTCCGGCTGCCGAGCGTCGGCTCCACCTGGCCGGACATGTCCACGAAGGACGCGAACTCGTTCGGCGCGTTGACCGCGAACTGGAGCGCGCAGGTTCCGCCGAAGGAGAGACCGGCCACCGTCCACGCCTTGCGCCCCGAGCCGACCTGCAGATTGGTCTGGATCCAGGTGGGCACGTCCTTGGTGACGTAGGTCTGCACCTTGCCCAGCTGGGAGTCGACGCAGAGCGTGTTGGCGAACTGCGAGCCGAGCGTGTCGATGGAGACGACGACCGGGGCGAGCCCGTCGTGGGCCGAGGCGTAGGCGTTCATCGTGGACTCGAGCTGGCCGCCGGTCGTCCAGTCCTCCGGACCGCCGGGCTGGCCGGGGAGCAGCACCAGCACCGGCAGCAGCGGCCGTTGCTTGGCCGCGTAGGCCGGCGGCAGCCAGATGTAGGCGTCCCTGGTGGTGAAGCCGCTCAGCTTGCCCGGGATGTTCGCCTTGGCGAGGGTGCCGCGGGCCGGCAGGTTGGCCGGCTTGTGCCAGACCTCCGCGATGGTCTTGCCCTCGGGCACGTGCAGCGTCGGCTCCTTCTGGCCGATCGCCAGCGCGCCCGGCTGGGCCTGCCACGGGCCGGGCAACGTGCTCAGCGTCGGGTACTCCTGGAACTCCTGGTTCACCTTGTTGCCCGCGTAGGCGAAGACCAGCGCCGCGCAGACCAGCCCGAGGATCCATCCGCGCCAGCGCAGGAACGGCAGCCGGAAGAGGAAGAGCACCACGCCCAGGACCGCGACGCCGATCCAGATCGCCGAGGTCGTCGGCAGTCCGTCGGGGAACGGCTGCCACCAGTCGTCGACCCAGACGGTGATCAGGTAGGCCAGCCCCGCGCTGACGAGCAGCGCGAGCGGCAGCCAGCGCAGCCACCAGGTACGGCGACGCGAGAACAGCAGCCAGGCCAGCGACAGCACACCGAGGACGGTCAGCACGATCGGCAGCGGTCCGGTCAGCAGCGACCAGTCACCGGGCCCCGCGAGCTGGCGCGGCCCTGCTCCCGGGGGCCGGACGCCCACGGCCCGGAATCCCATATCGGCGCCCCCTTTCGTGATCAATCCCTGCTGGCGATTCCAGGACAGATCCGGGGGGTGCGCATGTCGATCTTCATTCCGGAGGCGGTTCCCGGCGACGCCCGCCAAGGGGGGCGCGGCCTCGGACGACGTCACCCGTTCGCGCGGCGCGTCGCCCACGTCGGGCCGGTCGGGGGCGGAACGCCGCGACCCCCGGCCGGGGGCCGGGGGTCGCGGGGTGGCTGCGGGAGGGACCGGTCAGGCCTGGTCCTTCGGGGTGTAGAAGGCCTTGAGCCGGCCGACGCCGGGCTCCAGCGCCTTCCACGGTCCGGTGAAGTCGATCAGCGCGATCGCCGCGGTCGGGAAGCCCGTGGACCGCAGGCGGGTCAGGGTGTCGCCTTCGGACTCGCCGGAGACGATCTCGGCCAGGCCCTGCACGCCGGGGTTGTGCCCGACCAGCAGGACGGTGCGGACCTCCTCGGGCAGCTCCTGGAGCACCTCGATCAGCTGACCGGGGGCGGCCTCGTAGAGCCGGTCCTCGTAGACCGTGCGCGGGCGCTCCGGCAGCTCGTGGGCGAAGAGCTTCCAGGTCTCGCGGGTCCGCGCGGCGGTCGAGCAGAGGGTCAGGTCGGGGACGACACCGGCGACGGCCAGCCAGCGGCCGGCGTTCGGGGCGTCCCTACGGCCCCGGTCGGCGAGCGGCCGCTCATGGTCGGGCACGGAGGGCCAGTCGGCCTTGGCGTGCCGGAGAACGATGATCGTGCGGGACGTGTCGACGCTCATGCCTGCCAGCTTCGCAGAATCCGGACGAAGTGGCAGGAGCTCACCCGAAGTTCGCGCCGATCGTGGCGACGATCGCGATCACGACCAGGATCGCGCCGATCAGCGCGAACATCTGGAGCAGCTTCTTGTTGCCGTCGGTGGGGTTCGGTTCAAGTACGGGCATGGACCGAAGTCTGCCACTCACATGTCGTCCTCGATCTGGCGGGGTCGCCCGGCCCGCAGGCCGACCACCAGCTGGATGGTCATCAGCGCGGCCAGCAGGGCCAGCGGCCCGTACCAGCCGTGCTCGCGCTGGTAGAGCACACCGATCAGGACCGGCCCCGGCACCGAGATCAGGTAGCCCAGGCCCTGCACGAAGGCGGAGAGCTTGGCGACGCCCTCGCTGGTGCGGGAACGCAGCCCGATCATGGTCAGCACCAGCGGGAAGGCGCAGTTCGCGACGCCGAGCAGCAGCGCCCAGGCCCAGGGCGCGGCGGCCGGCGCGAAGGCCAGGCCCCCGTAGGCCACCAGTCCGCAGGCGGCGAGCACCGCGGCGACCGGCCCCTGGTGCGGCAGCCGGGCGGCGAGCGAGGGGATGACGAAGCCGAGCGGCGCGCTGACCGCCATCGTCACGGCGAGCAGCACCCCCGACCGGGCGGCGGAGACGCCCGCGTCCTGGAAGATCTGCGGGATCCAGCCCAGGGTGGCGTAGGCGGCGGTGGCCTGCAGGCCGAAGAAGACTCCGAGCAGCCAGGCGGTCCGACTGCGGGTGATCCGGATCCGGCTGCGCCCGGCGGCCGGGGCGCCGGCGCCGTCCCTGCGCAGCGTCGCGGCCTGGACCAGCCACAGCGCCAGCGCGAGCGCGCCTGCCCCCGCCCAGACCCCGAGCCCGACCCGCCAGCCGCCGCCGAGCGCGGTGGTCAGCGGCACGGCGACGGCCGCGGCGACGGAGGTGCCGAGGGCCAGCGACATCGAGTAGAGGCCGGTGATCGGGCCGATTTTGTCCGGGAAGTAGCGCTTGACCAGCACCGGCATCAGCACGTTCGACACCGCGATGCCGGCCAGGGCGAGCGCGCTGAGCAGCAGGAAGACGGCGCTGTTCGGGGCGAACGAGCGGGCCGCGACACCAAGGGTGATCGCCGCCATGCCCAGGCACACGGTGATCGCCGGACCGAGCCGCCGCGCCAGCCCCGGCGCGGCGAAGCCGACCAGCGCGAAGCAGAGCGAGGGCAGCGCGGTGAGCAGGCCCGCGACGGCGGCGTTCATGTGCAGGGTCTGCCTGACCTGCTCCAGCTGCGGCCCCAGCGCGGCCACGGCCGGCCGCAGGTTGAAGGCGGCGACGGCGAGGGCCACGGCCAGCAGCCAGCGCGCGCGGACGCGGGTGCGGCCGTCGGAGGCGGCGACTTCGGCGGGGGCGGGGGCGCGAAGGTCCGTGGCGGATTCCCGGGTCTCGGTGGCATGGTCGGCAGGCATGAGGGGATCATACAATGATGGGATGAATTAAGGGAGAGGTTTTCCCCGTCCCGCGGACGCGGGATGATGTTCGGCAACCGAGACACGGCAGGAGCGACAACCACATGGCACTCACCTCGCCCCGGCGCGAGCCGCTGGCCGATCAGGTGATCGCGCAGCTGCGCACCCAGATCACCTCGGGCGAGTGGCCGGTCGGCTCACGCATCCCGACCGAGGCGGAGCTGGTGGAACGCCTCGGCGTCGCCCGCAACACCGTCCGAGAGGCGGTGCGGGCGCTGGCCCACAACGGGCTGCTGGACATCCGTCAGGGCTCGGGCACCTACGTGCTCGCCACGAGCGAGCTGGCGGGCGTCATGCACCGCCGCTTCGCGGAGGCGGACAAGTCGGAGGTGACCGAACTCCGCCTGGCCCTGGAGGCGGCGGCGGCCCGCCTGGCGGCGACCCGCCGGACGGCACAGGACCTGCGCCTGCTGCAGACGGCGCTGGCGCGCCGCGAGGACGCCTGGCACTCGGGCGACGCGGAGGCGTTCGTCCTGAACGACGCGGCGTTCCACCAGGCGGTGATGGCCGCCTCCCACAACGCGGTCCTGGCCGCGCTCTACGCCGACCTCGGCGAGGTCATGCGCGCGGAGCTCCGCGAGGTGGTCGGGCCGGTCCTGGAACAGCACAAGTACGTGAGCCACGACGGCATCCTCACCGCCATCCGCGACCACGACCCCGACACCGCCGCCCGCGAAGCCGCCGACGCCCTGACGGGCTGCCGCAGCTGAGCCTGCCGACAGCGGGTCACTTGCAGCACGCAAAGGGGCGCGGGGCTCTGCTGATATGCGCCTCCGGCGCGTGGGCGCGAGCCTGCCGACGGCGGGTCACTTGCAACACGCAAAGGGGCGCGGGGCTCTGCTGATATGCGCCTCCGGCGCGTGGGCGCGAGCCTGCCGACAGCGGGTCACTTGCAACACGCAAAGGGGCGCGGGGAACTGCGCGACAAGCCACCCGCGCAGGTGGTTCGCCGAACGAGCAGGGCCATCCGCACTGGGTGGTTGCTCGCGCAGTTCCTCGCGCCCCTGGAGCGCTACGCGCTCAGGCGCCGATGGCGTGGAGGCCGCCGTCGACGTGGATGATCTCGCCGGAGGTCTTCGGGAACCAGTCGGACAGCAGGGCGACGACGCCGCGGCCGGCCGGCTCGGGGTCCGTCACGTCCCAGGAGAGGGGCGAGCGGTGGTTCCAGGTGTCCGCCAGCTGGTCGAAGCCCGGGATCGACTTCGCGGCCATGGACTTGATCGGGCCCGCCGAGATCAGGTTGCAGCGGATGCCCTGCTTGCCCAGGTCGCGGGCCAGGTAGCGCGACGTCGCCTCGAGCGCGGCCTTCGCCGGGCCCATCCAGTCGTACTGCGGCCAGGCCAGCTGCGCGTCGAAGGTCAGACCGACGATCGCGCCGCCCTCGGACATCATCGGCAGGCAGGCCATCGACAGCGACTTCAGCGAGAACGCGCTGACGTGCATCGCCGTGCCGACCGACTCCCACGGCGTGTTGAGGAAGTTGCCGCCGAGCGCGTCCTGCGGGGCGAAGCCGATCGAGTGGACGACGCCGTCGAGGCCGCCCAGCTCGGCGCGGACCTGCTCCTCCAGGCCGGCCAGGTGCTCGGCGTTGGTGACGTCCAGCTCCAGGACCTTCGCCGGCTTCGGCAGCTTCTTCGCGATGCGCTCGGTCAGGCTGGGGCGGGGGAACGCGGTCAGGATGACCTCGGCGCCCTGCTCCTGGGCCAGCTTCGCGGTGTGGAAGGCGATGGAGGACTCCATCAGCACGCCGGTGACCAGGACGCGCTTTCCGTCGAGGATTCCACTCATGGTGATCAGTGACCCATTCCCAATCCGCCGTCCACGGGGATGACGGCTCCGGTGATGTATGCGGCCTCGTCCGAGGAGAGGAAGCGCACGGCGGAGGCGATCTCCTCCGGCGCGGCGTACCGCGCGAGCGGCACCTGCGAGACGATCTGGGCGCGGCGCTCCTCGCTGAGCACCCCGGTCATGTCGGTGTCGACGAAGCCGGGCGCCACCACGTTGACGGTGATGTTGCGCGAGCCGAGCTCACGCGCCAGCGAGCGGGCGAAGCCGACCAGGCCGGCCTTGGAGGCGGCGTAGTTGGCCTGGCCCGCCGAGCCCAGCAGGCCGACGACCGAGGAGATCAGCACGACGCGGCCCTTGCGGGCCCGCAGCATCGCCTTGCTGGCGCGCTTGACGACCCGGAAGGTGCCGGTGAGGTTGGTGTCGAGGACGGAGGTGAAGTCCTCCTCGGACATGCGCAGCAGCAGCGTGTCGCGGGTGATGCCGGCGTTGGCGACCAGGACCTCGACGGGACCGTGGGCCGCCTCGACCTCCTTGAACGCCTGCTCGACCTGCTCGGCGTCGGTGATGTCGCACTTGACGCCCAGCAGCCCCTCCGGCGGCTCGCCGGAGCGGTAGGTGACGGCGACCTTGTCGCCCGCCTCGGCGAAGGACCGGGCGATGGCGAGGCCGATGCCCCGATTGCCTCCGGTGACCAGAACCGACCGGCTCACAGGCGTACCTCTCTCAACTGCTGCGATCTCCTCAGGACGGACAGTGCGACGCTATCCGCTGTAAAGGGGACTGGGCGAATCGACCCTCCACAGCGAGGCGGGGGTGTATCTGTCGGGTCCGGACAGTTTCGCGCGTCGGCCGCCCTCTTCAGGGCAGGATGCTGACCAGCACCTCTCTCACGATCCCCTCCAAGGAGACCGATGTCGCCGTCAGCGCCAGAAGTGGACGCCACCTTCCTCGCCCTGCCGCTGCGCCTGCTGGCCGACGCGGCACTCGGCCGCGCCCAGGCCCTCGGCGCGGGCCACGCCGACTTCCGCCTGGAGCGGGTGCGCAGCGCCTCGCTGCGGCTGCGGGACGCGCGGCCCGCCGGGGGCTCGGACTCGCTGCAGCTCGGGTACGCGGTGCGGGTCGTCGTGAACGGCGCCTGGGGCTTCGCCGCCGGGGTCGATCTGACGGCCGAGGCGGTGGCCCGGGTCGCCGAGCAGGCCGTTGCCGTGGCCCGGTTGTCCGGCGGCCTCAGCGAGGAGGTCGTCGAGCTGGCCGAGGAGCCGTCCTACGGCGAGGTCACCTGGGTCTCCTCGTACCGGGAGAACCCGTTCGACGTGCCGGACGCGGAGAAGGCCGCGCTGCTCGCCGACTGGAGCCGCAGGCTGCTGGACGCGCAGGGCGTCTCGCACGTGACCGCCTCCCTGCTGTCGGTCCAGGAGAACAAGTTCTACGCGGACACCGCGGGCACCGTCACGACGCAGCAGCGGGTCCGGCTCCACCCGGAGCTTGAGGCCGTCTCCGTCGACGAGGCGAGCGGCGCGTTCGACTCGATGCGCACCCTGGCCCCGCCGGTCGGCCGCGGTTTCGAGTACCTGCGCGGCACTGGCTGGGACTGGGACGCGGAGCTCGCCGAGCTGCCGGAGCTGCTCGCCGAGAAGATGAAGGCCCCCGGCGTCGAGGCGGGCCGCTTCGACCTGGTCATCGACCCGTCGAACCTCTGGCTCACCATCCACGAGTCGATCGGCCACGCCACCGAGCTGGACCGGGCCCTGGGCTACGAGGCCGCTTACGCGGGCACCTCCTTCGCGACCTTCGACAAGCTCGGCTCGCTGCGCTACGGCTCCGACCTGATGCATGTCACCGGCGACCGCACGGTCGAGCACGGACTGGCCACCATCGGCTACGACGACGAGGGCGTGCAGACCCAGCAGTGGGACCTGGTCAAGGACGGCACCCTGGTCGGCTACCAGCTGGACCGGCGGATCGCGAAGCTCAAGGGTCTGGGCCGCTCCAACGGCTGCGCCTTCGCCGACTCCCCCGCGCACGTGCCGGTGCAGCGGATGGCCAACGTCTCGCTCCAGCCGTCCGCGGCCGGCCCGGACACGGACGGGCTGATCGCCGGGGTCGAGGACGGCCTCTACATCGTCGGCGACCGCTCCTGGTCCATCGACATGCAGCGGTACAACTTCCAGTTCACCGGGCAGCGCGCCTACCGGATCCGCTCGGGGAAGCTGGCCGGTCAGGTGAAGGACTTCGCCTACCAGGGCACCACCACGGACTTCTGGGGCTCCATGGAGGCCGTAGGCGGCCCGCAGACCTACGTCCTCGGTGGTGCCTTCAACTGCGGCAAGGCCCAGCCCGGCCAGGTCGCGGCCGTCTCCCACGGCTGCCCCTCGGCCCTGTTCCGCGGCGTCAACGTCCTCAACACCACGGAGGAGTCCGGCCGCTCCTGAGCGGGGCCGGGGCCTTCAGCGGGTCAGGACGTGGACCAGGGCGGCGAGGAAGACGCCCGTCACCCAGGTCCACAGCAGGGAGAAGGCGACGTGCCCGGCCGTGCGGAAGCGGTCGCCGCGCCAGAGGCGGGGGGAGAAGACCGCGAACTGGAAGAGCCAGCGGGCGCCCCAGAAAAGCGTCTGGCCGACCAGCAGGGCGGTGGCGAGCGGGCCGCCGGCCAGCAGTTGCGGAGCCAGGGTCAACGGCAGCAGGCCCAGCAGGACGCAGGTCAGGGCGATGAAGAAGAGGTGCGCGAAGGAGACCTGACGGGTGAGCAGCGTGGTGCCCGCCAGGTCCTTCGGCCAGCCGATCAACCGGGGCAGCAGCGCGTGGAACAGCCCCACGCCGATCAGGGCTGCGCCGACCAGCGGCAGTTGGAGGTCCAGGGCGAGCAGGCCGTTCACGGGAGCTCCTTGTGGAAGGCGAAGGCGGTGACCAGTCCGGCGATCCGCCGCTCGGGGCCGTGGCGCAGGCCCGCCCGCTCCGCGAGGCGCAGCCACTCGGCGCGCGGCAGGAAGTGCCAGGCACCCGGGCCGTAGGCGGCGGTGTTCGCGGCGTCGCGCAGGTGCTCGACGAGTACCAGGGTGCCGCCGGGGCGCAGCACCCGGGCACACTCGGCGAAGAGCGCCTCCCGGTCGGCCGCGCGCCGCAGTTCGTGCGCCGCGAAGACCGCGAAGACCGTGTCGTGCGCGCCGGACCGAGCCGGCAGGGCGTCGGGCCGGGCGGGCAGCGTGCCCGGCGCGGGGGCGACCCGCCGTCGGGCGCGGCGGATCGAACCCTCGGTCATGAGCCGCGGATCGTAGAGGTCGACGACCCGCTGCGCCACGTCCGGATGGCGGGCCGCGAGAGGTCGGCTGACCTCGTCGAGTCCGGCCGAGACGACGAGGTGATCCCCCGGCCCCGCGGGCAGCAGCGCGCCGAGCCAGCCGAGGGCGAAGGGCCGCCCGCGGTCGTAGACCCACCAGGTGGCCGCGCTGCTGCCCAGCAGCAGGCCCGCCGCCGCCAGCCCTCCCGCGCGGGCGAGCAGCGCCGGTCCCCCGTGCAGCCGCCGCGAGAGCGCCCAACCCGCGGCCGCCGCACCACAGCCCGCGGCGTACATCGGCCAGTTGAAGAGGGCGACCTCACGCACCCCTGACGGTCGGTCGGTCACCGCTCGGCCCCGTTCCTGGCGCGGCGGCTGCCGGCCTCCCAGCCGTACTGCACGCCCGCGACGTGGAAGGCGTTGGCGAGGCGGGGCCGGGCGCCCGCGAAGGGCCCGTGGTCGAAGAAGGTCAGCGTGGGGACCTCCACGGCGACGGGCACCGGGTCCCAGGTCGTCCTGGTGGCCTTGACGACGATCACGGAGTCCGTCTGCGGCTCGTAGTCGAAGGTGTAGGGCAGCGGGCCGGCGAAGCGCCGGGCGTCCTTGGCGTTCGCGAACGAGCTGCCGTGCGGCAGCGGGGCCGGCGTTCCGTCACCGATCGCGGCCCGGACGGCCAGGTCGGCCCTGCCGTCGGCGCTGTCCACGCGGAAGGAGAGGGTGTCGCCCTCGACGCCGGTGGCGATCCGCGCCCGGCGGTAGTGGTAGCGGGTGAGCAGGTTCCCGCCCAGCACCATGAGCCGGTCGTCGGTGTCGCTGCGCAGGATCTGCAGGCCGCGCATGGTGCGGCCGCCCGGGGTCGGGAAGCGGGTGAAGATCCGGTACCCGGTCAGCACGTGGTCCGCGCCGAGCCGTGCGGGGAGGAAGGAGGGACGCAGCGCCCTGGCGTCCACGACGGCCACCGCGACGAAGCCGTGCTCGACGCCGTCCGCGTCGGTGTAGGTGTCCAGCGCCAGGCCGGGCAGCACGAGCGGGGCGAGCACGCTCGGCGGCAGCGCGTAGGTGAGGACGAGCGAGTGCGCGAACCAGGTCCGCATCGGCAGCGGATGCCGCTGCAACCGGTGACGCGGCGACAGCCGGCTGAGGGCGGACAGACCCGGGGTCCGGCGATTCGGGGCCGGACGGTTCACGGTGTGACGGATCGGCATGACGGTGCTCCCTTCCCGGCGTCGCCGAGTCGGAGGACCCGGACCACGCCCCACAGCATCGATCGGTCGTCGGCCGCCGAGCCGGGCCCGGCGGGGCCCGGTCGGCGGACGCTGCGCAGCACGGCCACCCCGCCCGGCCGCACCGCGTGGTCGACGGCGGCGCGCAACCGGCGGGCGAACGCCGGTCCCGGGCCGTCGACGACGTTGGACAGGGTGACCGCGTCGTAGGCGCCGCGCGGTGCCCGCTCCAGGTGCTCGACGACGTCACCGAGCACCAGTCGCACGCGGGCGCCGGCCGCGGGCAGGCCGCCCCCGGCGGTTCCCTGCGGCTCCGTGCCTGCGAGCAGCCGCCAGGCCCAGGGGTTCGCGGAGTTGGGATGGCGACTCACCGTCCGCTCGATCCTGCGGCGCAGGACGACGTCGAACCCGCTGGGCACGACGCCGCGGAAGGCCGGCCGCAGGGCGAGCGCGAGTGCGCCGGCCGGGCGCAGCATCAGGGCCATCAGTCGCCGCAGTGCGGCGCTGTCGAGTTCGTCCCGCCACCGGCGGGCCTGCTCGGCGGGATCGTCCAGCCGCAGGAAGCGGCCGAGCTCCGGGGCACGCCAGGCGGGCGTGACGCCGCGCGCGGCGGAGCGGCCCAGCGCGAGCAGGCGTTCGGCGGAGCCCGCCACGGCCGGTGCGCCGTCCTCCAGCCGACCGCGGGCGTAGGCGAGTTGTACGGGGTTCAGGTCCACGGCGGTGACCTCGTACCCGGCGGCGGCCAGGGCGGCGGCCGTGTCCCCGGCCGAGGCGATGCACAGCACCCGCGCACCGGGCGGCGGAAACGCCGCCAGCTCGATTCCCGTGTCCTCGTACATCCGGCCGAAGAGCACGCCGGGCCGCCGGGACGGTCCGACGGACAGCAGGCGTCCCTCGGCCCAGGGGGTGCCGCTCATGCCGCGGCCGCCGGACGCGGGCCCGCCGCCGGGACACCGCTGCCGCGCCGCGCCGTCGCCACCGTCCAGACCAGGGCGATCAGTGCGAGGTCCTGGACGACCAGACGACCCGGCTCGGGGATCCGGCCGGAGGCGAAGAGCAGGCCACCGGTGTTGAAGCCGACGATCAGCCCGGTCTGCACGGCCGCCGCGAGCAGCGGCCTGTGACCGCTGAGCACCCACAGCCCGACGGCGATCTCGACCAGCCCGATGCCGACGAGCACCGCGGCGACGGCCCCGGCGGGCAGCAGCGGCACGCTTCCGACGATGGCGTGCTGATCCGCCCGCCCCGGCCAGATCTTGCACCACAGGCCCTCGTAGAACCAGGTCGCCGCGACCGCCGCAGCCGGCGCGGCGGTCCGCCAGGAACGTGCCATCGGATCGTCCTCTCCCCCGGCCCGCGGGCGAAGGACGCCGCGCGGACGGCATGACGGAGTACCCCCGGTCGACGCCGTGCGCCCCGGGCTTCCCTCTGTGCGCCTCATCATGGCGCACATTTTGAACATGTTCAATACTTGCTTCGCCGCTGGTCACAGCCTTGGCGCCATTCCACGGGCCGAACAGGGAAGCAGCCGGACCCCGGTCGGGGCGGGCGCGGCGACGGCGCGGTCGTGGTTACGTCGCACCCGGGTCGGGCCCTACCTTTGATCCCATGACGACCGATACGGGCCAGCAGGAAGCGGGCCGCTGATGAGCAACCAGAACACCGGGCCCCACGAGCTCGTCGAGCGTGCCCTGGAGCTGTCCCGCGCGGACGGGTGCGTCGTCATCGCCGACGAGGAGTCGACCGCCAACCTCCGGTGGGCCGGGAACAGCCTGACCACCAACGGCGTCACCCGCGGGCGCACGCTCACCGTGATCGCCACCGTCGACGGCCAGGAGGGCACCGCCGCCGGGGTCGTCTCGCGGGAGGCGGTGACCGCCGACGACATCGAGTCGCTGGTGCGCGCGGCCGAGGCCGCCGCGCGGGCGGCGGGTCCGGCCGAGGACGCACAGCCGCTGCTCGCCCCGAGCGGGCCGGTCTCCGCCGACTTCACCGATGCCCCGGCCGAGACCTCCGTCGAGGTCTTCTCCGCCTTCGCGCCCGCGCTCGGGGAGGCCCTCGGCCTGTCCCGCAAGAGCGGCCGGCTGCTCTACGGCTTCGCCAACCACATGGTGACCTCCAGTTACCTGGGCACCTCCACCGGCGTCCGGCTCCGGCACGACCAGCCGACCGGCACGCTGGAGCTGAACGCCAAGACCGCGGACCTTTCCGCCTCCGCCTGGGCGGGCGCGGCCACCCGCGACTTCCGCGACGTGGACCCCGAGGCGCTGGAGGCGCAGCTCGCGCAGCGTCTGGCCTGGGCCGAGCGGAAGGTCGACCTGCCGGCCGGGCGCTACGAGACGCTTCTCCCGCCCTCGGCGCTGGCCGACCTGATGATCAAC
This genomic interval from Streptacidiphilus rugosus AM-16 contains the following:
- a CDS encoding DUF2071 domain-containing protein yields the protein MPIRHTVNRPAPNRRTPGLSALSRLSPRHRLQRHPLPMRTWFAHSLVLTYALPPSVLAPLVLPGLALDTYTDADGVEHGFVAVAVVDARALRPSFLPARLGADHVLTGYRIFTRFPTPGGRTMRGLQILRSDTDDRLMVLGGNLLTRYHYRRARIATGVEGDTLSFRVDSADGRADLAVRAAIGDGTPAPLPHGSSFANAKDARRFAGPLPYTFDYEPQTDSVIVVKATRTTWDPVPVAVEVPTLTFFDHGPFAGARPRLANAFHVAGVQYGWEAGSRRARNGAER
- a CDS encoding DoxX-like family protein, which translates into the protein MARSWRTAAPAAAVAATWFYEGLWCKIWPGRADQHAIVGSVPLLPAGAVAAVLVGIGLVEIAVGLWVLSGHRPLLAAAVQTGLIVGFNTGGLLFASGRIPEPGRLVVQDLALIALVWTVATARRGSGVPAAGPRPAAAA
- a CDS encoding TldD/PmbA family protein, which encodes MSNQNTGPHELVERALELSRADGCVVIADEESTANLRWAGNSLTTNGVTRGRTLTVIATVDGQEGTAAGVVSREAVTADDIESLVRAAEAAARAAGPAEDAQPLLAPSGPVSADFTDAPAETSVEVFSAFAPALGEALGLSRKSGRLLYGFANHMVTSSYLGTSTGVRLRHDQPTGTLELNAKTADLSASAWAGAATRDFRDVDPEALEAQLAQRLAWAERKVDLPAGRYETLLPPSALADLMINLAWSAGGRDAKEGRSVFSRPGGKTRLGERLSPLPLTLRSDPAHPGLECAPFALAHASGGDSSVFDNGLPLAPTDWIRDGELTNLLTTRHSAGLTGLPVRPEIDNLVLEGADPTSGPTLEEMVARTERGLLLTCLWYIREVDPATLLLTGLTRDGVYLVENGEVTGAVNNFRFNESPVDLLGRITEVGRTERCLPREWSDWFTRAAMPPVRVADFHMSSVSQAS
- a CDS encoding TldD/PmbA family protein → MSPSAPEVDATFLALPLRLLADAALGRAQALGAGHADFRLERVRSASLRLRDARPAGGSDSLQLGYAVRVVVNGAWGFAAGVDLTAEAVARVAEQAVAVARLSGGLSEEVVELAEEPSYGEVTWVSSYRENPFDVPDAEKAALLADWSRRLLDAQGVSHVTASLLSVQENKFYADTAGTVTTQQRVRLHPELEAVSVDEASGAFDSMRTLAPPVGRGFEYLRGTGWDWDAELAELPELLAEKMKAPGVEAGRFDLVIDPSNLWLTIHESIGHATELDRALGYEAAYAGTSFATFDKLGSLRYGSDLMHVTGDRTVEHGLATIGYDDEGVQTQQWDLVKDGTLVGYQLDRRIAKLKGLGRSNGCAFADSPAHVPVQRMANVSLQPSAAGPDTDGLIAGVEDGLYIVGDRSWSIDMQRYNFQFTGQRAYRIRSGKLAGQVKDFAYQGTTTDFWGSMEAVGGPQTYVLGGAFNCGKAQPGQVAAVSHGCPSALFRGVNVLNTTEESGRS
- a CDS encoding methyltransferase domain-containing protein — encoded protein: MTDRPSGVREVALFNWPMYAAGCGAAAAGWALSRRLHGGPALLARAGGLAAAGLLLGSSAATWWVYDRGRPFALGWLGALLPAGPGDHLVVSAGLDEVSRPLAARHPDVAQRVVDLYDPRLMTEGSIRRARRRVAPAPGTLPARPDALPARSGAHDTVFAVFAAHELRRAADREALFAECARVLRPGGTLVLVEHLRDAANTAAYGPGAWHFLPRAEWLRLAERAGLRHGPERRIAGLVTAFAFHKELP